The bacterium nucleotide sequence GAGCACGGGTAAGAAGAAAAACTTGCCGGTACTTTGAAGGGGAACGTCGATGCCTCAGGTAATCAAGAATTGCCTGAGCGACCCCAGGGGTAAGCGGTAGATAAAGATCTTTTCCGCTCTTACGGGGAACAATGTGAATAGCTTTCTTCCTCCAGTCAATATCCTCCAGTTTAAGTTGAGCTACTTCTCCCGCACGGAGCCCATAAGTGGTGAGAAGAATCAGGATCGCATAGTGTTGAGGGCCATTTCTTGTGGAGCGATGAACGCTATTGACAATCTTCTGAACCTCATCCCAGTCCAAAACCCGAGGCAAAGACTCGAGTTTGTAACACCGGGGACTGGTAATCAGGACGGATAAGTCGGTAGCGAGTTTACCTGACTGATACAGAAATCGAAGGAAGCTTCTGAGGCAACCCGCAAGCGATCCTTGACTAGTACGGCCGAGCCGTTCTGCCTCCTGCTCAATGAAT carries:
- a CDS encoding site-specific integrase; translation: FIEQEAERLGRTSQGSLAGCLRSFLRFLYQSGKLATDLSVLITSPRCYKLESLPRVLDWDEVQKIVNSVHRSTRNGPQHYAILILLTTYGLRAGEVAQLKLEDIDWRKKAIHIVPRKSGKDLYLPLTPGVAQAILDYLRHRRSPSKYRQVFLLTRAPWRSLTRQNIAYVVNRHLELAGLESPRGGSHLLRHSFATHLIRKGASLKQIGDLLGHRRLESTHIYTKTATEHLREVALEVPEVRW